In the genome of Trichomycterus rosablanca isolate fTriRos1 chromosome 24, fTriRos1.hap1, whole genome shotgun sequence, one region contains:
- the sec13 gene encoding protein SEC13 homolog produces MVSVINTVDTSHEDMIHDAQMDYYGTRLATCSSDRSVKIFDVKNGGQILVADLRGHEGPVWQVAWAHPTYGNILASCSYDRKVIIWREENGTWDKMYKYTGHNSSVNSICWGPYDFGLILACGSSDGAISILTYTGDGQWDIKKINNAHTIGCNAVSWAPAVVPGSLIEQPTGQKPNYVKRFVSGGCDNLVKLWKEEDGQWKEDQKLEAHSDWVRDVGWAPSIGLPTSTIASCSQDGRVFIWTCDDPSGNSWTAKLLHKFNDVVWHVSWSITGNILAVSGGDNKVTLWKESVDGQWACISDVNKGQGAVSSIAEGQQNEQ; encoded by the exons ATG GTGTCGGTCATCAACACCGTGGATACCTCACATGAGGACATGATT CATGACGCCCAGATGGATTATTATGGCACCAGGCTGGCGACCTGCTCCTCTGATCGCTCTGTCAAGATCTTCGATGTGAAGAACGGTGGACAGATTCTTGTGGCTGATCTGCGGGG ACACGAAGGTCCAGTTTGGCAGGTGGCCTGGGCACACCCCACCTACGGTAACATCCTGGCCTCTTGCTCCTACGACAGAAAAGTCATCATCTGGAGAGAAGAAAACGGCACATGggataaaatgtacaaatacaCGGGACACAACTCTTCAG TGAACTCTATTTGTTGGGGACCCTATGACTTCGGTTTAATTCTGGCCTGCGGAAGCTCCGATGGTGCAATCTCAATCCTGACCTACACCGGTGATGGACAGTGGGACATTAAGAAGATAAATAACGCGCACACG ATCGGCTGTAACGCAGTGAGCTGGGCTCCCGCTGTTGTTCCGGGCAGTCTCATAGAGCAGCCGACGGGTCAGAAACCCAACTACGTCAAGAGATTCGTTTCTGGGGGCTGTGATAACCTGGTCAAGCTGTGGAA AGAAGAAGATGGCCAGTGGAAGGAGGACCAGAAGCTGGAGGCACACAGTGATTGGGTGAGAGATGTAGGCTGGGCTCCATCTATTGGTCTCCCCACCAGCACCATTGCCAGCTGCTCTCAG GACGGTCGAGTGTTCATCTGGACGTGCGACGACCCGTCCGGAAACTCGTGGACTGCTAAACTCCTGCACAAATTCAACGATGTGGTGTGGCACGTCAGCTGGTCCATCACTGGCAACATCCTGGCCGTGTCTGGAGGAGACAACAAG GTGACTCTGTGGAAGGAGTCTGTGGACGGACAGTGGGCCTGCATCAGCGACGTGAATAAAGGCCAGGGCGCGGTGTCCTCCATCGCCGAGGGTCAGCAGAACGAGCAGTGA